A genomic segment from Nicotiana sylvestris chromosome 1, ASM39365v2, whole genome shotgun sequence encodes:
- the LOC104248140 gene encoding serine/threonine-protein kinase ATR isoform X4, with the protein MSKAKKGLLETSPVLSACTLLCYGDADVHMACFDFLRIIGAAMNHEIIPVERLIQLITTILHGDEDKLPVFSNTTYDSSIGGCLHVLYSSCPDDIVRSTSANLVHIFPHSLLQTRSLELKDALCLAYTRIAKTCPPHIWRPESLIHLLYSPTPIMPLIECFQVALSRLFPDLTGGKSVNNDETGLSDVHESPRAAEKRPGEDLEISNAKLQKIDDENRCSSIKYDNVIKLSYGFGSLEEKQYADHMRSSMTLFIKLLKPPSQESSTLGPEVALTALSTLCIIFCRYPHTDLSIQIFHQMYEWVPWVCEQAKQKFPFPIDLHFFLEAIHNLLIIAGSIPTESKYFKTKGDNSALMQSLLRLPWTRSQSTDTHSLSKAKIMSLRVLSKMGPALQGGNDLDILDLGLHDTAEDVRIEAVISMPVILMWSGFGLLNHMFKRLEILEKEADGLINKVIPECLGFLACLYASCTTGVLTECQCKFYLPKNNIRLNMTMDDLAGGFWCSKCDRNDGLLNPSNSTVLCPPYLQKKESTRDHDYVYLQSIFFRLLFDESSEDVQLACVRVVRRILLHGTENILIKTRSEWLKCVDFLLIHRKRAIRESFSKQIGFLIEEPILNCLFLDEGGHEAASKSKERKFIDKIKHALETADDPLVFATLLEATAEIMKVVDVQSQSFMFSLILLIDQLDNPHVTVRIIASRLIIRSCCFHLKGGFELILSRFLHIRNEFFDYMSISLASRPKMVEEFAGAILGIDTEELVQRMVPVVLPKLVVTQQDNDQAIFTLYELAKCLNTDMVQLIVNWLPKVLAYALHRADGQELLSVLQFYHEQTGSNKQEIFAAALPALLDELVCFTDEDESNEISKRLMKVPQVIKEVAGILSGDQDIPAFLRNHFVGLLNSIDRKMLHAEDVSLQRQAIKRIEMLINMMGSHLSTYVPKLMVLLMQAINKESLQGDGLSVLHFFIKQIAQISPSSTKHVISQVFAALVPFLERESESSSSHLNKIVEILEELVLQNRAILKEHIGEFPPLPSIPALDRVNRMISAARGMMTLKDQLRDIIDGLNHENLNVRYMVASELSKLLNLRREDIMALITKVGDANMDVMSALITSLLRGCAEQSRTMVGQRLKLICADCLGALGAIDPSKVKGFSSMRFQIACSDDDLIFELIHKHLARAFRAAPDTIIQDSAALAIQELLKIAGCEASLDDNVVASTSQTRGKRPVKLLASVVDGSCTEMQDRGQRLWNRFSSYVKEIIAPCLTSRFQLPSMSDSASSGPIYRPSMSFRRWIFFWIKKLTAHATASRASIFNACRGIVRHDMQIAMYLLPYLVLNAVCDGTEEARCGITEEILSVLSAAASENSTDVNGTSSGHNEVCIQAVFTLLDNLGQWVDDVQQELSLSQSIQTFSSRQQALKSKQKAINLSSDSEQVLIQCKHVSELLAAIPKVTLARSSFRCQAYARSLLYFESHVREKSGSFNPASEKSGLFEDEDISFLMEIYSGLDEPDGLCGFASLRKSKSLQDHLLINKKAGNWAEVLTSCEQALQMEPTSVQRHSDVVNCLLNMCHLQATVTHVDGLISRIPKYKKTWCMQGVQAAWRLGRWDLMDEYLNGADEEGLVCSSSESNALFDMDVAKILQAIMKRDQFSIAKKITLSKQALIAPLAAAGMDSYARAYPFVVKLHMLRELEDYSSLLGGESFLEKSFLLYDSNFSKLIESWENRLKLTQPSLWAREPLLAFRRLVFGASGLHAQVGECWIQYAKLCRSAGHYETASRAILEAKASGAPNVHMEKAKLLWSTRRADGAIAELQQTLLNMPVEVVGSAAISSITSLSLVPLNPQPLHCGTQSSNENRGVAKTLLLYSRWIHYTGQKQKEDVISLYSRVKELQPKWEKGYFYLAKYCDELLVDARKRQEDKEPCSKAVPAKSALVAATNLNTEKSWLSYLPDVLLFYAKGLHRGHRNLFQALPRLLTLWFDFGSVYQISRSAANKEMKTIHGKVLSIMRGCLNDFPTYQWLTVLPQLVSRICHQNEEIVRLVKYIITSVLQIYPQQALWMMAAVTKSTVPSRREAAAEIINAARRKSNEAGVSSLFAQFAMLIDHLIKLCFHPGQTKARTINIATEFSALKRMMPVEIIMPTQQSLTVNLPTYDVNTSESITSEIFYSADLPTISGISDEADVLSSLQRPKKIILLGSDGIERPFLCKPKDDLRKDARMMEFNAMVNRLLSKCSESRRRKLYIRTFAVIPLTEDCGMVEWVPHTRGLRQILQDIYISGGKFDRQKTNSQIKHIYDRCLGKMPEDEMLKNEILPMFPPAFHKWFLNTFSEPAAWFRARVAYAHTTAVWSMVGHIVGLGDRHGENILFDSTTGDCVHVDFSCLFDKGLQLEKPELVPFRLTQNMIDGLGITGYEGIFLRVCEITLSVLREHRETLMSVLETFIHDPLVEWTKSHKSSGVEVQNPHAQRAISNIEARLQGIVVGVGAAPSLPLAVEGQARRLIAEAVSHKNLGKMYIWWMPWF; encoded by the exons ATGTCAAAGGCAAAGAAAG GACTCCTTGAGACCTCACCTGTTTTATCTGCATGTACCCTTCTGTGTTATGGAGATGCTGATGTGCACATG GCGTGTTTTGACTTTCTAAGAATCATTGGAGCAGCTATGAATCATGAAATCATTCCTGTTGAGAGATTGATTCAATTGATTACGACCATATTACACGGAGATGAGGATAAGCTTCCAGTCTTCAG CAATACAACTTATGATTCGTCCATTGGTGGATGCCTTCATGTATTATACTCCAGTTGTCCTGATGACATTGTTAGATCGACATCTGCCAATTTAGTACATATCTTTCCCCATTCGTTGCTTCAAACAAGAAGTCTTGAGCTGAAG GATGCTTTATGTCTTGCCTATACTCGTATTGCAAAGACTTGCCCCCCTCATATCTGGAGGCCTGAATCTCTAATACATTTGCTTTACTCACCCACACCTATCATGCCTTTAATCGAGTGCTTTCAAGTGGCTTTATCTAGGCTTTTTCCTGATCTTACTGGGGGTAAAAGCGTTAATAATGATGAAACAGGTTTATCTGATGTGCATGAAAGTCCAAGGGCTGCAGAGAAGAGACCAGGAGAAGACTTGGAGATTTCAAATGCCAAACTTCAGAAAATCGATGATGAAAATCGATGTTCCAGTATCAAATATGACAATGTGATTAAGCTTAGCTATGGATTTGGCTCTTTGGAGGAGAAACAGTATGCTGATCATATGCGTAGCTCAATGACTCTATTTATTAAACTTTTAAAGCCTCCAAGTCAGGAATCCAGTACTTTGGGCCCAGAAGTTGCATTGACAGCTCTTAGTACACTCTGTATTATTTTCTGCAGATATCCTCACACGGACCTTTCAATTCAAATATTCCATCAGATGTATGAATGGGTCCCTTGGGTGTGTGAACAG GCAAAGCAGAAATTTCCATTCCCTATTGATTTACATTTCTTTCTGGAAGCAATTCACAACCTATTGATCATAGCAG GATCCATTCCCACTGAGAGTAAATATTTCAAGACCAAGGGTGACAACTCAGCTCTTATGCAGTCATTGCTAAGGCTACCATGGACCAGATCTCAATCTACTGATACCCACTCGTTGTCGAAGGCAAAGATCATGTCTCTGCGTGTGCTGTCTAAAATGGGGCCTGCATTGCAAGGTGGAAATGATCTTGATATATTGGACTTGGGACTCCATGATACTGCTGAGGATGTCAGAATCGAAGCTGTCATTTCGATGCCTGTGATATTAATGTGGTCTGGTTTTGGTTTACTGAATCACATGTTCAAGAGGCTGGA GATCCTGGAAAAAGAGGCAGATGGACTAATTAACAAAGTAATCCCGGAGTGTCTTGGTTTTTTGGCATGCCTTTATGCGTCCTGTACAACTGGTGTACTAACGGAATGCCAATGCAAATTTTACTTGCCAAAGAATAATATAAGACTAAATATGACGATGGATGACCTTGCGGGAGGATTTTGGTGTTCAAAGTGTGACAGAAATGATGGACTTCTGAACCCATCAAATTCAACTGTGTTGTGTCCTCCTTACTTACAGAAGAAAGAATCTACTAGAGATCATGATTATGTTTATTTACAATCCATCTTCTTCCGTCTTCTTTTTGATGAATCATCAGAAGATGTTCAGTTAGCTTGTGTACGTGTGGTTCGGAGGATACTCCTCCACGGAACTGAAAATATTCTGATTAAAACAAGATCTGAATGGTTAAAATGTGTTGATTTCCTACTCATTCACAGGAAAAGGGCCATTCGAGAATCCTTTTCTAAACAGATTGGTTTCCTCATTGAGGAACCTATTCTGAATTGTTTGTTCTTGGATGAGGGGGGCCACGAGGCTGCGAGCAAATCAAAAGAACGAAAGTTCATTGACAAAATAAAACACGCTTTGGAAACAGCGGATGATCCCCTGGTTTTTGCAACTCTTCTAGAAGCTACAGCTGAGATTATGAAGGTGGTTGATGTGCAGAGTCAGTCCTTTATGTTCTCTCTTATTTTATTGATTGATCAGCTTGATAATCCCCATGTGACAGTTAGAATAATTGCATCAAGGTTGATAATAAGGTCTTGCTGCTTTCATCTTAAAGGGGGATTTGAATTAATTCTTTCTCGTTTTCTTCATATTCGAAATGAGTTTTTCGATTACATGTCTATAAGCCTTGCTAGCAGACCAAAAATGGTTGAAGAGTTTGCGGGAGCTATTCTTGGTATTGATACTGAAGAACTTGTGCAGAGAATGGTTCCTGTAGTCCTCCCAAAGTTGGTCGTTACTCAGCAGGATAATGATCAAGCAATTTTCACCCTATATGAGCTCGCCAAGTGCTTAAATACAGATATGGTGCAACTAATTGTTAATTGGCTACCTAAAGTACTTGCTTATGCTCTTCATCGAGCTGATGGGCAAGAATTGCTCTCTGTTCTTCAGTTCTACCATGAGCAGACTGGTTCCAACAAACAAGAAATTTTTGCTGCTGCACTCCCTGCTCTTTTGGATGAACTTGTATGCTTCACAGATGAAGATGAGTCAAATGAGATAAGTAAAAG GTTAATGAAGGTGCCTCAGGTGATAAAGGAAGTTGCTGGGATTCTAAGTGGTGACCAAGATATCCCTGCATTTTTAAGGAATCATTTTGTTGGTCTCCTAAACAGCATTGATAGGAAAATGCTGCATGCTGAAGATGTATCACTGCAAAGACAAGCTATCAAGCGAATTGAGATGCTGATAAATATGATGGGTTCCCATCTTAGCACTTATGTACCAAAACTTATGGTTCTTCTCATGCAGGCTATTAATAAAGAATCACTTCAGGGTGATGGTCTTTCTGTCTTGCATTTTTTCATCAAGCAGATAGCGCAGATATCACCATCTAGCACGAAGCACGTGATTTCTCAAGTTTTTGCAGCTCTGGTTCCCTTCCTGGAGAGAGAAAGTGAAAGTTCCTCCTCTCATTTGAATAAAATTGTGGAGATCTTGGAAGAACTCGTACTTCAGAATAGAGCTATTCTAAAGGAACACATTGGGGAGTTTCCTCCTTTGCCTAGTATTCCTGCTTTAGATAGGGTGAACAGAATGATAAGCGCAGCACGTGGAATGATGACCTTGAAGGATCAGTTGCGGGATATTATTGATGGTTTGAATCATGAAAATTTGAATGTCAGGTATATGGTTGCATCTGAGTTGAGTAAATTGCTCAACCTTAGGAGGGAGGATATCATGGCTTTAATTACTAAGGTAGGAGATGCAAACATGGATGTAATGAGTGCATTGATCACATCTCTGCTCAGAGGATGTGCAGAACAATCAAGGACGATGGTTGGTCAGCGGCTGAAGTTGATATGTGCAGATTGTCTTGGAGCACTTGGTGCAATAGATCCTTCAAAAGTCAAGGGATTTTCAAGCATGCGTTTCCAAATTGCGTGTTCAGATGATGATTTAATTTTTGAGTTGATTCATAAGCATCTGGCCCGGGCCTTCAGGGCTGCTCCTGACACCATTATTCAAGATTCTGCAGCATTGGCGATTCAGGAACTTCTAAAAATAGCAGGCTGTGAGGCATCTCTTGATGACAATGTGGTTGCTTCTACTTCACAGACAAGAGGCAAACGACCCGTAAAGTTGCTTGCATCTGTGGTGGATGGTAGTTGCACCGAAATGCAGGATAGGGGCCAGAGATTGTGGAATCGTTTCTCTAGTTATGTGAAGGAGATAATAGCCCCTTGCTTAACCTCCAGATTTCAGCTGCCAAGTATGTCTGATTCAGCATCTTCTGGTCCAATCTATCGCCCTTCAATGTCATTTAGAAGATGGATATTTTTCTGGATCAAGAAACTGACTGCACATGCAACAGCTTCTCGAGCAAGTATTTTCAATGCCTGCCGTGGTATAGTCCGCCATGATATGCAAATAGCAATGTATCTTCTTCCATATTTGGTCCTTAATGCAGTATGTGATGGTACTGAAGAGGCACGCTGTGGCATAACAGAGGAAATTTTATCTGTTCTCAGTGCTGCTGCATCAGAGAATAGCACTGATGTTAATGGTACAAGTTCAGGGCACAATGAAGTTTGCATTCAAGCTGTATTTACTCTTCTTGATAATCTTGGTCAATGGGTGGATGATGTACAACAGGAACTTTCACTTTCCCAGTCTATTCAAACTTTCAGTTCGAGGCAACAAGCTCTCAAGTCGAAGCAGAAGGCCATCAATCTGTCAAGTGATTCTGAGCAGGTGCTTATTCAGTGTAAACATGTCTCAGAACTCTTGGCTGCAATTCCTAAAGTGACTCTTGCAAGGTCATCTTTCAGATGCCAAGCTTATGCCAGGTCCCTTTTGTACTTTGAATCTCATGTGCGGGAGAAGTCGGGATCGTTTAATCCTGCCTCTGAGAAGAGTGGcctttttgaggatgaagatatCTCATTCCTGATGGAAATATACAGTGGGTTGGATGAGCCAGATGGCTTATGTGGTTTTGCTTCCTTACGCAAGTCAAAGAGCTTGCAAGATCATCTATTGATAAATAAGAAGGCAGGAAACTGGGCAGAAGTATTGACTTCTTGTGAGCAGGCTTTGCAGATGGAACCAACTTCTGTCCAGAGGCATTCAGATGTTGTTAACTGCTTACTAAATATGTGCCATTTGCAGGCCACGGTCACCCATGTAGATGGATTAATATCTAGAATACCTAAATACAAGAAAACTTGGTGTATGCAAGGTGTTCAGGCTGCATGGAGGCTTGGAAGGTGGGACTTGATGGATGAATATCTTAATGGGGCTGATGAAGAAGGTTTAGTATGTAGTAGTTCTGAGAGTAATGCTTTATTTGACATGGATGTCGCTAAGATTCTTCAAGCAATAATGAAGAGAGATCAGTTCTCCATTGCTAAGAAAATTACTTTGTCGAAACAAGCTCTGATTGCTCCTTTGGCTGCTGCAGGCATGGATTCTTATGCGAGAGCTTACCCCTTTGTTGTCAAGCTTCACATGCTGCGGGAATTAGAGGATTATAGCTCTCTTCTTGGTGGTGAGTCTTTCTTAGAAAAATCATTCCTTCTATATGACTCAAATTTCTCAAAACTAATAGAAAGCTGGGAAAATCGTCTCAAACTCACACAACCATCTCTCTGGGCTAGGGAACCACTCTTGGCTTTTCGGAGATTAGTTTTTGGTGCAAGTGGTCTTCATGCACAAGTTGGGGAGTGCTGGATTCAATATGCAAAGCTCTGTCGTTCTGCTGGTCATTACGAGACAGCAAGTCGAGCAATTCTAGAAGCCAAGGCCTCAGGTGCACCTAATGTTCACATGGAAAAGGCTAAGCTTCTGTGGAGCACCAGAAGAGCTGATGGTGCCATTGCTGAGCTCCAACAGACCCTTCTGAATATGCCTGTTGAGGTTGTAGGCTCTGCAGCAATATCATCAATCACTAGCCTCTCATTGGTTCCATTGAACCCACAGCCTCTACATTGTGGTACCCAGTCTTCTAACGAGAATAGAGGTGTAGCCAAAACGCTCCTACTCTATTCAAGGTGGATACATTACACTGGTCAAAAGCAGAAGGAAGATGTGATCAGTCTGTACTCTAGGGTGAAGGAATTACAGCCCAAGTGGGAAAAAGGATACTTTTACCTGGCAAAATACTGTGATGAACTACTTGTTGATGCCCGAAAACGGCAGGAGGATAAGGAGCCGTGTTCCAAAGCTGTCCCAGCAAAGTCGGCTCTGGTAGCTGCCACAAATCTGAACACTGAGAAAAGTTGGTTGTCATATCTTCCTGATGTGCTCTTATTTTATGCAAAGGGTCTTCACAGGGGCCATAGGAATCTTTTCCAAGCCCTTCCTAGATTGTTAACATTGTGGTTCGATTTTGGGAGCGTTTATCAGATAAGCAGATCAGCAGCCAATAAAGAAATGAAAACAATCCATGGGAAG gTTTTGAGCATCATGCGAGGATGTTTAAATGATTTTCCAACATATCAGTGGCTAACTGTTCTGCCTCAACTGGTTTCCAGAATATGCCATCAAAATGAAGAAATTGTTCGGTTGGTGAAATACATAATAACAAGTGTTCTCCAGATATACCCTCAGCAAGCCCTTTGGATGATGGCTGCTGTTACAAAATCTACGGTTCCCTCAAGGAGGGAGGCTGCTGCAGAGATTATAAATGCTGCAAGAAGAAAATCCAATGAAGCAGGTGTTAGTTCTTTGTTTGCACAGTTTGCTATGCTCATTGATCACCTAATTAAGCTATGTTTCCATCCTGGTCAAACAAAGGCAAGAACAATCAATATTGCGACTGAATTCAGTGCTTTGAAGCGGATGATGCCAGTAGAAATCATAATGCCAACCCAACAGTCCCTTACTGTTAACCTACCTACATATGATGTGAATACATCTGAGTCCATTACATCTGAAATCTTCTATTCAGCAGACCTTCCTACAATCTCAGGAATTTCAGATGAGGCTGATGTTCTTTCCTCGCTTCAGAGGCCAAAGAAA ATTATTCTTTTGGGAAGTGATGGAATTGAGCGGCCATTCCTTTGCAAACCCAAGGATGATCTCAGGAAAGATGCACGCATGATGGAATTCAATGCTATGGTCAATCGTCTTCTATCCAAGTGCTCTGAGAGTCGTAGGAGGAAGCTTTATATTCGGACATTTGCAGTGATACCACTGACAGAAGATTGTGGTATGGTTGAGTGGGTTCCTCATACCCGTGGGCTTCGACAAATACTCCAAGACATTTACATAAGCGGTGGCAAATTTGATAGACAGAAAACAAATTCTCAAATTAAGCATATTTATGATCGGTGCCTGGGTAAAATGCCAGAAGATGAAATGCTAAAGAACGAAATCCTTCCAATGTTCCCTCCAGCTTTCCATAAATGGTTCTTGAACACATTTTCTGAACCAGCTGCTTGGTTCAGGGCTCGGGTTGCATATGCTCATACTACTGCTGTTTGGTCAATGGTTGGGCATATAGTGGGCCTTGGAGATAGGCATGGAGAAAACATCCTCTTTGATTCAACCACTGGTGACTGTGTTCATGTTGATTTCAGCTGCTTATTTGACAAAGGTTTGCAGTTAGAGAAACCAGAACTGGTTCCTTTCAGGCTAACAcag AACATGATTGATGGCTTGGGCATTACTGGTTATGAAGGAATCTTCCTAAGGGTTTGCGAGATCACACTTTCTGTATTACGGGAACATAGAGAGACGCTAATGAGTGTCCTTGAAACTTTCATCCATGATCCTCTGGTAGAATGGACCAAATCTCATAAATCTAGTGGGGTGGAGGTCCAAAACCCTCATGCACAG CGAGCAATCAGTAACATAGAAGCACGGTTGCAAGGAATTGTCGTTGGTGTGGGAGCTGCACCATCGTTGCCTCTTGCTGTGGAAGGGCAAGCTCGTCGCCTGATTGCTGAAGCTGTTTCACATAAAAATCTTGGCAAAATGTATATATGGTGGATGCCGTGGTTTTAA